The bacterium BMS3Abin14 genome includes a region encoding these proteins:
- a CDS encoding lysE type translocator: MKLALLMPLVYVMGFLTAIPIGATQIEIAKRSLNGYVPQAMMVVLGSVVSDVLYGFIAMFGLAPFLKDPRVEAVFWAIGTVLLAVLGAVTIIRNQNPKEVKARDVLLEDYGLSLFVGFSLAVINPPMMLWWLVCASFVKSLGLVQSYDAVSSSLFLLAGGLGIASYLTVLALVLKKAGRFITKNIQNRISVFLGVFLLLLSVYFLVRFIMVFV, translated from the coding sequence TTGAAACTCGCATTGCTGATGCCCCTGGTATACGTCATGGGGTTCCTCACAGCCATCCCCATCGGGGCCACGCAGATAGAAATTGCGAAGCGTTCCCTCAACGGTTACGTGCCCCAGGCCATGATGGTCGTGCTGGGCTCGGTGGTATCGGATGTGCTGTACGGTTTTATCGCCATGTTCGGCCTCGCGCCGTTTCTGAAGGACCCGAGGGTCGAGGCGGTTTTCTGGGCAATCGGAACGGTGCTTCTTGCGGTGCTGGGTGCCGTTACGATTATCCGGAACCAGAACCCGAAAGAGGTAAAGGCCAGGGATGTTTTGCTTGAGGATTACGGCCTGTCCCTCTTCGTGGGTTTTTCCCTGGCCGTAATCAACCCCCCCATGATGCTCTGGTGGCTGGTGTGCGCATCCTTTGTCAAGAGCCTGGGGCTGGTTCAGAGCTACGATGCGGTGTCCTCGTCCCTGTTTCTCCTGGCGGGCGGCCTGGGGATTGCCTCCTACCTCACCGTACTGGCCCTGGTGCTGAAAAAAGCAGGGAGGTTCATAACGAAAAATATTCAGAACCGGATCTCGGTATTCCTCGGGGTCTTTCTCCTTCTCCTGTCCGTCTATTTTCTGGTCCGCTTCATAATGGTGTTTGTGTAA
- the proS gene encoding proline--tRNA ligase — MRYSKYFLPTLREVPADAEIISHQLMLRAGMIRRIAAGIYNILPMGLRVIRKVESIIREEMDRAGGIEVALPSIQPAELWIETGRWDFYGKELLRIKDRHGREFCYGPTHEEVMTDLVRRDIRSYRQMPVTFYQIQTKFRDEIRPRFGLMRGREFTMKDAYSFDRDRAGAEASYRAMYDAYTAIFSRCGLKFRAVEADTGKIGGSLSHEFMVLADTGEDRVVSCESCDYAANLEMAAVAPPGVSPVVETGEESKPGSNTGHNAGGQGPRRVKTPGQRTVEEVTAFLGLKPADLVKTIILSGEKETVAVLVRGDHEVNPVKVRRMLGDETIDLAVPEVVKSVTGAPVGFAGPVGIDLPIYADNAVAAMSDFVAGGNEEDVHVVGVDLSGFEVAAFEDLREAREGDPCPRCGEKLTFLRGIEVGHIFYLGTKYSEAMKAVFLDETGEERAIEMGCFGIGVGRTVAASIEQNHDERGIVWPPPIAPFDVSLLCLNVADPEVHEAADRIYAALCDEGVEVLYDDREERPGVKFNDADLTGIPLRVTVGKKGLNEGAVELRSRATGEESKVPLEGVVRAVRERIPGLRKASCDADKK, encoded by the coding sequence ATGAGATACTCGAAATATTTCCTTCCAACGCTTCGCGAGGTGCCTGCGGACGCCGAAATCATCAGCCATCAGCTCATGTTGAGGGCCGGGATGATACGCCGAATCGCGGCCGGTATCTACAATATCCTGCCCATGGGGCTCAGGGTCATCCGGAAGGTGGAGAGCATCATCAGGGAGGAGATGGACCGCGCCGGCGGCATCGAGGTGGCGCTTCCGAGCATCCAGCCTGCCGAGCTGTGGATAGAAACGGGCCGCTGGGACTTCTACGGAAAGGAACTGCTTCGCATAAAGGACCGCCATGGCCGTGAATTCTGCTACGGTCCAACCCACGAGGAGGTTATGACCGATCTCGTGCGGCGGGATATCCGTTCCTACAGGCAGATGCCCGTCACGTTCTATCAGATACAGACAAAATTCCGGGACGAGATCAGGCCGCGCTTCGGCCTCATGAGGGGGCGCGAATTCACCATGAAAGACGCTTACTCCTTCGACAGGGACAGGGCCGGGGCGGAGGCCAGCTACAGGGCGATGTATGATGCCTACACGGCTATTTTCTCGCGCTGCGGCCTGAAATTCAGGGCCGTCGAGGCCGACACAGGAAAAATCGGCGGAAGCCTGTCCCATGAATTCATGGTTTTGGCGGACACGGGTGAGGACCGGGTGGTGAGCTGCGAATCGTGTGATTACGCCGCCAACCTGGAGATGGCAGCTGTCGCCCCCCCCGGTGTGTCCCCGGTCGTGGAGACCGGGGAGGAGAGCAAACCCGGGAGCAATACGGGGCACAATGCCGGCGGGCAGGGACCACGGAGAGTTAAAACCCCGGGACAGCGGACCGTGGAGGAGGTCACGGCGTTTCTGGGCCTTAAGCCCGCCGATCTCGTCAAAACGATAATCCTGTCCGGGGAGAAAGAGACTGTGGCCGTGCTCGTTCGGGGGGACCACGAGGTCAATCCGGTCAAGGTGCGCCGGATGTTGGGCGACGAGACCATTGACCTGGCTGTCCCCGAAGTGGTGAAAAGTGTCACCGGCGCGCCCGTCGGTTTCGCCGGGCCGGTGGGGATCGATCTGCCCATATATGCCGACAATGCCGTTGCTGCCATGTCGGACTTCGTTGCGGGCGGCAATGAGGAGGACGTACACGTGGTGGGTGTTGACCTCTCCGGGTTTGAGGTGGCCGCTTTTGAGGATCTGAGGGAGGCTCGGGAGGGGGATCCATGCCCCCGGTGCGGGGAAAAGTTGACCTTCCTTCGGGGGATCGAAGTGGGGCACATATTCTACCTCGGCACAAAATACAGTGAGGCAATGAAGGCCGTTTTCCTGGATGAGACAGGTGAGGAGAGGGCCATCGAGATGGGCTGCTTTGGAATAGGGGTCGGCAGGACCGTTGCCGCTTCCATAGAACAAAATCATGATGAAAGGGGCATTGTCTGGCCCCCCCCCATTGCGCCGTTTGACGTAAGCCTGTTATGTTTGAACGTCGCCGACCCGGAAGTGCATGAGGCCGCGGACCGGATCTATGCCGCCCTGTGCGATGAGGGTGTGGAGGTGCTGTACGATGATCGGGAGGAGCGTCCCGGCGTCAAATTCAACGATGCGGACCTGACAGGGATTCCCCTCAGGGTAACGGTGGGGAAGAAAGGCCTGAACGAGGGAGCCGTGGAGCTGCGCAGCAGGGCCACCGGGGAGGAAAGCAAAGTTCCCCTGGAGGGTGTTGTTCGGGCGGTCAGGGAACGCATCCCAGGATTGAGGAAGGCATCCTGCGACGCCGACAAAAAATAA
- the ispG gene encoding 4-hydroxy-3-methylbut-2-en-1-yl diphosphate synthase — protein sequence MTLRAGSVTAPRRPTRSIQVGRAAVGGQSPVSVQSMTNTLTADLDRTLAQVRALAQAGCDIVRVSVPDTNSLEGFARLRENIGLPLVADIHFDYRLAVGALDAGADGVRINPGNIGSAKKVEEVVRAAADKGASIRIGVNAGSLERDILESHGHPTPVALVESCLRSVDLVERMGFNELKLSVKASGPMETVEAYRLLSEEVDYPLHIGVTEAGTVLGGSVRTSVALGILLSEGIGDTLRVSLSGDPVPEVRAGIEILQSLGMRGGPRVVACPTCARSEVDVAALAAEVEKRLEGISTPLKVAVMGCPVNGPGEARESDAGIAGGKGIAILFVEGHVKRKVGLDEAVDALMDEVRRLEQKWTRAQGVEK from the coding sequence ATGACCTTGCGGGCAGGCAGTGTGACGGCTCCCCGGAGACCTACCCGGAGTATTCAGGTTGGGCGCGCTGCAGTTGGGGGGCAGTCCCCGGTTTCCGTTCAGTCCATGACGAATACACTCACCGCGGACCTGGATAGAACCCTGGCCCAGGTGCGGGCGCTTGCCCAGGCCGGCTGTGATATCGTTCGGGTTTCCGTCCCCGATACCAACTCCCTCGAAGGTTTTGCCCGGCTCAGGGAAAATATCGGGCTCCCCCTGGTCGCCGATATCCATTTTGACTACCGTCTTGCTGTCGGGGCCCTCGATGCCGGGGCCGATGGCGTGAGGATTAACCCGGGAAATATCGGGTCTGCAAAAAAGGTCGAAGAAGTTGTCAGGGCCGCCGCGGATAAGGGAGCTTCCATCCGGATCGGTGTTAACGCCGGATCCCTCGAGAGGGATATTCTTGAATCCCATGGACACCCGACCCCCGTAGCGCTGGTGGAAAGCTGCCTTCGGTCTGTTGACCTGGTGGAGAGAATGGGGTTTAACGAACTCAAACTGTCCGTCAAGGCCTCCGGCCCCATGGAGACGGTGGAAGCCTATCGCCTGCTGTCGGAGGAGGTAGACTATCCGCTTCACATAGGTGTGACCGAGGCGGGCACTGTCCTTGGCGGTTCGGTGAGGACTTCAGTCGCTCTGGGGATTCTCCTCTCCGAGGGCATAGGGGATACCCTCAGGGTTTCCCTGTCGGGGGACCCGGTTCCAGAGGTTCGTGCCGGGATCGAGATCCTTCAGTCCCTGGGAATGAGGGGCGGGCCGCGGGTTGTGGCCTGTCCAACCTGTGCCCGGTCCGAGGTGGACGTGGCGGCGCTCGCCGCCGAGGTGGAAAAGCGATTGGAGGGCATATCCACTCCGTTGAAGGTGGCTGTAATGGGATGTCCCGTGAACGGGCCGGGAGAGGCCCGGGAATCCGATGCGGGCATCGCCGGAGGTAAGGGCATCGCCATCCTGTTTGTGGAGGGCCACGTTAAAAGGAAGGTTGGACTCGACGAGGCCGTGGACGCCTTGATGGATGAAGTGAGAAGACTGGAGCAGAAGTGGACGAGGGCACAGGGGGTTGAGAAGTAA
- the rplGA gene encoding putative ribosomal protein YlxQ, producing MAPRSEPVRTCTGCGKRRPKGELIRVVMDPATGKALADLKGKLPARGAYVCPARGCIEAACRGRLARALKGDMNSVGSPEEFSGFIAEGLKERILSLLGLAQRGGRVVSGASLVTGEIRRGGSVRWLAVVAEDASDGIALKLMRRLMTRGVPVQRVFGRAELGAAVGKGFRSVLLVKDAGLAVSIEAAIIRYFAVR from the coding sequence ATGGCCCCTCGGTCCGAGCCTGTCAGAACCTGCACCGGCTGTGGAAAGAGGCGTCCCAAAGGGGAGCTGATACGTGTTGTAATGGATCCGGCCACCGGCAAGGCCCTGGCCGACCTGAAGGGAAAACTTCCTGCCAGAGGGGCTTACGTTTGCCCGGCCAGGGGATGTATAGAGGCAGCCTGCAGGGGACGGCTGGCGAGAGCGCTGAAGGGTGACATGAATTCTGTTGGCAGCCCGGAGGAATTTTCCGGTTTTATCGCCGAGGGTTTGAAGGAAAGAATCCTTTCACTGCTGGGATTGGCTCAAAGGGGTGGGAGAGTCGTTTCGGGCGCCAGCCTCGTGACCGGGGAAATTCGGAGGGGAGGCAGTGTGCGTTGGCTTGCCGTAGTCGCCGAGGACGCCTCCGACGGTATTGCCCTGAAACTTATGCGGCGTTTGATGACCCGGGGAGTGCCTGTGCAGAGGGTCTTTGGCCGGGCTGAGTTGGGCGCTGCGGTTGGAAAGGGTTTCAGGAGCGTTCTGCTTGTCAAGGATGCCGGGCTGGCGGTGTCAATTGAAGCAGCGATCATCCGCTATTTTGCGGTGAGGTAA
- the infB gene encoding translation initiation factor IF-2: MSKVRVEDLATELGLAPEELFSQLKAMGFDVVNVTSSVDRSLVEMVEDMLVGKPAERDTGMRRIVSVRKGANETEVEVRLEEELPAEDEISLEEETPADGDAGELDESAAPGDAPGEEGSQDEEGKPSTGEASGLSAGVVETGEIPDAEAPANEEKPSRTGLDGLPMTALEIERELGSVGSVIPTAKIVTHAAPKAEPEVDAPAESKDEKGAPPKKIKTQPESDERSGKRPTAKKSRKPSRKELLEVVDELEVAEEIPPEPAEQEPTLKVVEIKRPGAVRQGRRREPPKRRPRGVKKKKKEQEPTVEMPKAPAKIIRITPGLTVGGLAGITGTKASEIIKVLLQLGIMATINQTIEPETASLVAGELGFEVEIRGDTLESLLEGEEVVPGNLVSRPPVVTVMGHVDHGKTSLLDAIRQTDVVSGEAGGITQHIGAHVVSHARGELVFLDTPGHEAFTAMRSRGAQVTDLVVLVVAADDGVKPQTVEAIDHAKAAGVPIVVAINKVDKPDADPDRVLRELSEHGVVVEEWGGDVLYTKVSAKKKTGMEDLLDMILLQTEMLELQADPTTAARGTVIESRLDKGRGPIATVLVSTGTLRRGDLIVAGAYLGHVRVLVDDKGRKVEEAGPATPVEVVGLPNVPMAGESLIVFVDEMKAKRVAQMRQDTIQAGRGLHRKVSLEDLFNQIQDGEVQELNIVLKADVQGSVEAIREALEKQATDAVRVHIIHEAAGGINEGDVVLASASNAIIIGFNVRPDNKALDIARRENVDVRFYRVIYDVVKEIRDAMKGLLAPVYREEILGRAEVRQTFVVPKIGTIAGSYVTDGVIRRNAPVRVIRDGIVIKEEAIDSLKRFKDDAREVAAGFECGIGISNFNDLKQGDILENFQLVEEEATL; the protein is encoded by the coding sequence ATGAGTAAAGTTCGGGTTGAGGACCTTGCCACCGAACTGGGGTTGGCTCCGGAGGAACTGTTCTCACAGCTGAAGGCCATGGGATTCGACGTGGTGAACGTTACCAGCAGTGTGGATCGGAGCCTCGTAGAAATGGTCGAGGATATGCTTGTCGGTAAACCAGCGGAGAGGGATACTGGTATGCGCAGGATCGTTTCGGTGCGAAAAGGCGCGAATGAAACCGAGGTGGAGGTCCGTCTGGAGGAGGAACTGCCTGCGGAGGATGAAATTTCCCTGGAGGAGGAAACACCTGCGGATGGAGATGCCGGGGAGCTGGATGAATCTGCTGCGCCCGGGGATGCTCCCGGCGAAGAAGGCTCTCAGGACGAGGAGGGAAAACCTTCCACCGGTGAGGCGAGCGGATTGTCCGCCGGTGTTGTCGAGACTGGTGAAATTCCGGATGCCGAAGCGCCGGCGAACGAAGAGAAGCCTTCCAGGACAGGGTTGGATGGTCTTCCCATGACAGCGCTCGAGATTGAAAGGGAACTCGGTTCCGTTGGCTCGGTTATTCCCACCGCCAAGATCGTCACACATGCGGCGCCGAAGGCGGAACCCGAAGTTGACGCTCCCGCAGAATCGAAGGATGAGAAGGGGGCCCCGCCTAAAAAAATCAAAACTCAACCGGAATCGGATGAAAGATCGGGGAAACGCCCCACAGCCAAAAAGAGCAGGAAACCATCCAGAAAAGAACTGCTGGAGGTGGTGGATGAGCTTGAAGTGGCTGAGGAAATTCCCCCCGAGCCGGCCGAACAGGAACCAACACTGAAAGTAGTTGAGATTAAACGGCCCGGGGCGGTCAGGCAGGGGAGGAGACGCGAACCGCCCAAGAGAAGGCCAAGGGGGGTCAAAAAGAAGAAAAAGGAACAGGAGCCCACCGTAGAGATGCCGAAGGCGCCGGCAAAAATCATCCGGATAACACCTGGGCTCACGGTTGGAGGCCTCGCGGGAATTACCGGGACGAAAGCGTCGGAGATCATCAAGGTCCTTCTTCAACTGGGCATCATGGCCACGATCAATCAGACCATCGAACCTGAAACCGCATCCCTGGTGGCCGGTGAACTGGGTTTTGAGGTCGAGATCCGGGGTGATACCCTGGAAAGCCTTCTCGAGGGTGAGGAGGTTGTTCCTGGTAACCTGGTGTCCCGACCGCCGGTTGTGACGGTCATGGGGCATGTGGACCACGGGAAAACATCACTTCTCGACGCCATCAGGCAAACTGACGTCGTCTCGGGGGAGGCGGGAGGGATAACGCAGCATATCGGCGCCCACGTTGTCTCTCATGCCAGGGGAGAACTGGTCTTCCTGGACACTCCAGGGCATGAGGCCTTCACCGCCATGCGCTCCAGAGGGGCACAGGTGACCGACCTGGTGGTTCTGGTGGTTGCTGCGGATGATGGTGTTAAGCCACAGACGGTGGAGGCTATAGATCACGCCAAGGCGGCCGGTGTTCCCATCGTGGTTGCCATCAACAAGGTTGACAAACCGGACGCCGATCCCGACCGGGTTCTGCGGGAGTTGTCCGAACATGGGGTCGTGGTCGAGGAATGGGGTGGAGATGTCCTCTATACGAAGGTTTCGGCCAAAAAGAAGACCGGCATGGAAGATCTGCTGGACATGATCCTTCTGCAGACCGAGATGCTTGAGCTTCAGGCCGATCCGACAACCGCCGCGCGCGGAACCGTTATCGAGTCAAGACTGGATAAAGGACGTGGCCCCATTGCCACGGTTCTGGTTTCGACCGGCACCCTGAGGAGGGGTGATCTCATAGTAGCCGGCGCCTATCTTGGACACGTCCGTGTGTTGGTGGATGATAAGGGGAGGAAGGTCGAGGAGGCCGGACCCGCGACTCCGGTGGAGGTTGTCGGGCTTCCCAATGTCCCAATGGCGGGGGAATCGCTTATCGTATTTGTCGACGAAATGAAGGCGAAGCGAGTCGCTCAGATGCGCCAGGATACGATACAGGCCGGCCGCGGTCTGCACAGAAAAGTCTCCCTTGAGGACCTCTTCAACCAGATCCAGGATGGCGAAGTACAGGAACTTAACATTGTTCTGAAGGCAGACGTACAGGGATCGGTGGAGGCCATCAGGGAAGCGCTGGAGAAACAGGCTACGGACGCGGTCCGCGTTCATATTATCCACGAGGCGGCCGGGGGGATAAACGAAGGTGACGTGGTGTTGGCTTCCGCTTCCAATGCCATCATTATCGGGTTCAACGTGCGGCCTGACAACAAGGCCCTGGATATCGCCCGCAGGGAAAACGTGGATGTCCGTTTTTACCGGGTGATCTATGATGTGGTCAAAGAGATAAGGGATGCCATGAAGGGTCTGCTGGCGCCTGTATATCGGGAGGAAATTCTCGGCCGCGCAGAGGTTCGCCAGACCTTTGTCGTTCCCAAAATCGGTACCATCGCAGGAAGCTATGTGACCGATGGGGTGATCAGGCGAAATGCCCCGGTACGTGTCATCCGGGACGGGATCGTGATCAAGGAGGAAGCGATAGATTCTCTGAAGCGCTTCAAGGACGATGCCCGTGAGGTGGCCGCAGGGTTCGAGTGTGGAATCGGCATCAGCAATTTCAACGATCTCAAACAGGGCGATATCCTCGAGAATTTTCAGCTGGTGGAGGAAGAGGCGACACTCTGA
- a CDS encoding glycosyltransferase family 9, producing MLTDRFPRSGAWLLDRLLSNSPVNRILLKTALKAGRKRLSPALGNGLRRILVVGDLNIGDAVNLQVAVVALRRFFPDARIDYVINRHAEPLIQGNPNISLLLPVFSGSPVPDEGDIKALRDIVGMGEYDAVFNFCPFFDASIFSGVAGVPPVIGPDAMVFMLLYGDHDTNGINSILYQADHFIYSLLSELTGLKRKMPFRGTTVHLSDDALEDAKEFLLHEGISHGVPILTYNPDTTSTFTRVPMNYQADLLKRILGSGVGAVVLMGAGHVEQGIEQTLLDLLPPGTGERIHIIPASMPLDRYVALIDLSDVYITGDTGPLHLASALKASKSGRSVFRNRTAIFSMFGATSSRIYGYDSGREGYLPSYQDAPAKVYVSRSPCRNITCVNKRAKTCRKVRCFDYLDTEQIAGDVTDYLKRGTRFRVQNPESKVQRESGRGDAGKPFKMVRRHFF from the coding sequence GTGCTGACGGACAGATTTCCCAGGTCCGGCGCCTGGCTGTTGGATCGCCTTCTGTCCAATTCACCCGTGAACAGAATCCTTTTGAAAACCGCCCTGAAGGCCGGCAGAAAAAGGTTGAGTCCGGCGCTCGGAAATGGATTGCGCCGTATCTTGGTTGTGGGCGACCTGAATATAGGAGATGCGGTTAATCTGCAGGTGGCCGTCGTTGCACTGAGGCGCTTTTTTCCGGATGCACGGATCGACTATGTCATTAACCGTCATGCTGAGCCGTTGATTCAGGGCAATCCGAACATATCGCTTCTTCTTCCGGTCTTCAGCGGTTCCCCCGTGCCGGATGAGGGTGACATAAAGGCCCTGAGGGACATTGTCGGCATGGGTGAGTACGATGCCGTATTCAATTTCTGCCCGTTTTTTGACGCTTCGATCTTCAGTGGAGTCGCCGGGGTCCCACCTGTAATCGGCCCTGATGCGATGGTCTTTATGCTCCTTTACGGGGATCATGATACAAACGGGATAAACAGCATCCTGTATCAGGCGGATCATTTCATTTATTCACTTCTGTCGGAATTAACCGGCCTGAAAAGGAAAATGCCTTTCAGGGGGACGACAGTCCATCTTTCGGATGATGCCCTGGAGGATGCGAAGGAGTTCCTGCTCCATGAGGGAATTTCTCACGGGGTTCCCATCCTGACTTACAATCCCGACACGACCTCCACGTTTACACGGGTTCCCATGAATTATCAGGCGGACCTGCTGAAGAGGATCCTGGGATCGGGTGTAGGCGCTGTTGTCCTGATGGGAGCCGGGCATGTTGAACAGGGTATCGAACAGACACTGCTGGACCTTCTTCCGCCGGGCACGGGGGAAAGAATACATATCATACCCGCATCGATGCCTCTGGACCGCTATGTGGCTCTCATTGATCTTTCGGATGTATATATCACGGGCGACACCGGTCCCCTCCATCTGGCTTCTGCCTTGAAAGCTTCAAAGTCCGGAAGGTCTGTTTTCCGGAACCGGACCGCCATATTCTCCATGTTCGGCGCAACATCCTCGAGGATCTATGGGTACGATTCCGGCCGGGAGGGTTATCTCCCCTCGTATCAGGACGCGCCGGCGAAGGTTTATGTCTCCCGAAGCCCGTGCCGAAATATCACATGCGTGAACAAGAGGGCGAAAACCTGCCGGAAGGTTCGCTGCTTTGATTATCTGGATACGGAACAGATCGCCGGTGACGTGACGGACTACCTGAAACGCGGAACGCGTTTCAGGGTCCAAAATCCAGAGTCCAAAGTCCAGAGGGAAAGCGGACGCGGAGACGCGGGAAAACCTTTTAAAATGGTTCGAAGACACTTTTTTTAG
- a CDS encoding hypothetical protein (transcription termination/antitermination protein NusA) — MTVNQELMIIFAQLEREKGIEQESLVEAIEAALVTAARKVYGSGTDMYAHMDRKTGKIEIYQRKEVTLQVEDASMEISLLEARQLDPHVMPGDEVEIEIDANDFGRIAAQTAKQVIVQKLREAEREMIFKNYSGRVGEIINGIVHGFSRGAIIVDLGKTEAEIPSKEQVPRERYKQGDRIKAYIMDVKQVAKGPQVVLSRSSLSFLLKLFDLEVPEVAEGIVEIRSAAREPGARSKIAVVSHDSNVDPVGACVGVKGSRVQAVVNELRGERIDIIPWVTDPALFVSSSLSPAQVTRVIINEADKSMGVIVADEELSLAIGRNGQNVRLAARLTNWNITIKSESQVEAEKLEKEEVKDTLEADFFSGISARIVDSLREAGFADARAVSNASDEELRRIPGLGPKTLEKLRERANEPEDGSGS; from the coding sequence ATGACCGTTAACCAGGAACTGATGATAATTTTCGCTCAACTGGAGCGGGAGAAGGGCATTGAGCAGGAATCCCTCGTTGAGGCCATCGAGGCGGCCCTCGTTACCGCGGCCAGAAAGGTCTATGGATCGGGTACGGATATGTATGCCCATATGGATCGCAAGACGGGGAAGATTGAAATTTACCAGCGTAAGGAGGTGACCCTCCAGGTTGAGGATGCCTCCATGGAGATCTCCCTTCTTGAGGCGAGGCAGCTTGATCCCCATGTCATGCCGGGCGACGAGGTGGAGATAGAGATTGACGCAAACGATTTCGGCCGTATTGCAGCCCAGACCGCCAAACAGGTCATCGTGCAGAAACTGCGGGAAGCTGAGAGGGAGATGATCTTCAAGAATTATTCGGGACGTGTCGGGGAGATCATCAACGGCATTGTCCACGGGTTTTCCAGGGGGGCGATTATCGTCGACCTCGGCAAGACCGAAGCGGAAATCCCTTCCAAGGAGCAGGTTCCGAGGGAACGATACAAACAGGGTGATCGGATCAAGGCATATATCATGGATGTTAAACAGGTCGCCAAGGGGCCCCAGGTTGTCCTGTCCAGGTCTTCCCTCAGTTTTCTGCTGAAACTGTTTGATCTGGAAGTCCCTGAGGTTGCCGAGGGGATAGTCGAGATTCGAAGCGCGGCCAGGGAACCCGGCGCCCGTTCCAAGATTGCTGTCGTCAGCCACGACTCCAACGTCGATCCTGTCGGAGCGTGTGTCGGCGTCAAGGGATCCAGGGTGCAGGCCGTGGTCAATGAACTACGGGGCGAGCGAATAGATATTATCCCGTGGGTCACGGACCCCGCGCTCTTTGTCAGCAGTTCCCTCAGCCCCGCCCAGGTGACGAGAGTGATCATTAACGAGGCGGATAAGTCCATGGGAGTCATCGTCGCTGATGAGGAACTATCCCTTGCAATTGGAAGAAATGGGCAGAATGTCCGCCTTGCGGCCCGCCTTACCAATTGGAACATTACCATCAAGAGCGAGTCGCAGGTAGAGGCTGAAAAGCTGGAGAAAGAGGAGGTAAAAGATACGCTGGAAGCTGATTTCTTTTCCGGCATATCAGCAAGAATAGTGGATTCTCTCCGGGAGGCCGGCTTCGCGGATGCCCGAGCCGTGAGCAACGCATCGGACGAAGAACTCCGGCGTATCCCCGGCCTCGGCCCCAAGACGCTGGAAAAGCTTCGGGAGAGGGCTAATGAGCCCGAAGATGGTTCCGGGAGCTGA
- the rimP gene encoding ribosome maturation factor RimP, whose product MDTRGIVDYITRIVEPITGRLGLELVEVTFRNEDGRWILRVTIDHENGVKVRHCTVVSRELGVHLEVEDPISVQYNLEVSSPGLNRPLKNERDFERFTGRQVSIKTHRPVAGRRKLQGILEGVEDGVARVRMADGTPVEVPLEDMSSARLTFDL is encoded by the coding sequence ATGGACACCCGCGGCATAGTGGATTATATCACCCGGATTGTGGAGCCCATTACCGGGCGGCTCGGCCTCGAGTTGGTGGAGGTGACCTTCAGGAACGAGGATGGACGGTGGATCCTGAGGGTGACCATTGATCATGAAAACGGGGTGAAGGTGCGCCATTGCACGGTTGTAAGCCGGGAATTGGGCGTTCACCTTGAGGTAGAGGATCCGATTTCCGTTCAGTACAACCTTGAGGTCTCATCCCCTGGTCTTAACAGGCCGCTGAAAAATGAGAGGGATTTTGAACGTTTTACAGGGCGTCAGGTCTCCATCAAAACACATCGGCCCGTTGCGGGAAGAAGGAAACTCCAGGGGATTTTGGAGGGCGTCGAAGACGGGGTGGCCCGGGTGCGGATGGCCGATGGGACCCCGGTGGAGGTACCACTGGAAGATATGTCCTCCGCCAGGCTCACTTTCGATCTTTAA